A window of Clostridium taeniosporum genomic DNA:
CACCTATTTATTACCCATCAACAAAGTTACATATAGGAAATACTTATACTACAGTAGCTGCTGATGCATTAGCAAGATTTAAAAGATTAACAGGTTATGATGTGATGTTCTTAACAGGTACAGATGAACATGGTCAAAAGATTCAAAGAATAGCAGAAGAAAAAGGGATTACTCCAATAGAACATGTAGATGAAATCGTAGCTGGTATTAAAGATCTTTGGAAGATGATGAATGTAAGTTATGATAAATTTATAAGAACTACAGATGATTATCATGTAAAATCAGTTCAAGATATATTTAAAAAATTATATAACCAAGGAGATATATATAAGAGTTCTTACGAAGGATGGTATTGTACTCCATGTGAATCATTTTGGACAGATACTCAATTAGTAGATGGAAATTGCCCTGATTGTGGAAGACCAGTTGAAAAATCAAAAGAAGAAGCTTATTTCTTTAAAATGAGCAAATATGCTGATAGATTAATTAAGTATATAGAAGAAAATCCAAACTTTATTCAACCAGAATCAAGAAAGAATGAAATGTTAAATAACTTCTTAAGACCAGGTCTTCAAGATTTATGTGTTTCAAGAACTAGCTTTGATTGGGGAGTTCCAGTAACATTTGATGAAAAACATGTTGTTTATGTATGGATAGATGCTTTATCAAACTATATTACTGCACTTGGATATAGTCAAGACAATAAAGAACTATATGATAAATTTTGGCCGGCAGATGTACATTTAATAGGAAAAGATATATTAAGATTCCATACAATATATTGGCCAATAATGTTAATGGCATTAGATTTACCACTTCCAAAGCAAGTATTTGGGCATGGATGGTTACTTGTTGATGGTGGAAAAATGTCAAAATCTAAAGGTAATGTTGTAGATCCAGTTGTATTAGTTAACGAATTTGGAGTAGATCCAGTAAGATATTACTTATTAAGAGAAATTCCATTTGGTGCAGATGGTCTATTTAACAATGAAATATTCATAAAAAAGATAAATTCAGATCTTTGTAACGATTTAGGTAACCTTTTATCAAGAAGTGTCGCAATGATTGAAAAATACTTTGGAGGAGAAATTCCATCACAAGCTGAAAGTGGTGAATTTGACGAAGAATTAATAAACTTAGCATTATCTACTCCAAAGAAAGTTGAAGAAGCTATTGATGAATTAAATATTCCGTTAGCACTAGAACATGTATTTGAACTAATAGGTAGAGCTAATAAGTATATAGATGAAACAACTCCGTGGATTTTAGCTAAAGATGAAAGCAAGAAGGCTAGATTAGGAACTGTACTTTATAATCTAATTGAAAGTTTAAGATTTGCATCAGTAATGATTTCATCATTTTTACCAGATACAGCTAAGAAGATTAATAAGCAAATAAATACTGATGAAATATCATGGGAATCTTTAAAAGCATTTAATGGAACAAAAGTAGGAACTAAAGTTGTTAAGGGAGAAAATTTATTCCCTAGAATAGAT
This region includes:
- the metG gene encoding methionine--tRNA ligase translates to MCKECKKPYYITTPIYYPSTKLHIGNTYTTVAADALARFKRLTGYDVMFLTGTDEHGQKIQRIAEEKGITPIEHVDEIVAGIKDLWKMMNVSYDKFIRTTDDYHVKSVQDIFKKLYNQGDIYKSSYEGWYCTPCESFWTDTQLVDGNCPDCGRPVEKSKEEAYFFKMSKYADRLIKYIEENPNFIQPESRKNEMLNNFLRPGLQDLCVSRTSFDWGVPVTFDEKHVVYVWIDALSNYITALGYSQDNKELYDKFWPADVHLIGKDILRFHTIYWPIMLMALDLPLPKQVFGHGWLLVDGGKMSKSKGNVVDPVVLVNEFGVDPVRYYLLREIPFGADGLFNNEIFIKKINSDLCNDLGNLLSRSVAMIEKYFGGEIPSQAESGEFDEELINLALSTPKKVEEAIDELNIPLALEHVFELIGRANKYIDETTPWILAKDESKKARLGTVLYNLIESLRFASVMISSFLPDTAKKINKQINTDEISWESLKAFNGTKVGTKVVKGENLFPRIDVEKKLEELEALKAAQAPAKREIIPIKEEITIDDFEKIDLRVVKVLACEPIKGAKKLLKLKVDLGSEERQVVSGIAKYYKPEELVGKNVVLVANLKPVKLRGELSQGMILCAATDDDSELKVVDPGEILSGSIVR